The genomic stretch TTTGTATTTGGGGCGTAGTGATTTATGCTATTACTTTCCGGGTCTTTCGATGGGAATGAATCTTTTTGATATTTGATATATGATGCGCTGGCTCAGGTTTTTAGTCATTATCCTAATTGGCTTTCTTGTATTTGTATTTTTATTTTCCCTGTTTTTGCCTTCTGTGGGGCATACGGAAAGAGCCGGGATGATTGATGCTCCTTTGGATACTGTGATGACACGGCTCACGGATGTACATCATCTGGCCCGTTGGTTGCAGGGATGGTCAACGGATTCTGTGGATGCAGCCTTGCAGTTTCAGTTTCCGCAAACAGGCCGGGATGAGCAACCCTGTTTTAGCTGGACTTATCATCTAGCCAGAAATCGTGCCGGAGGAAGTTTTTGCATAACCCATGTATATCCGGAGAAGCATCAGGTTGATTATCGGATGGATATGAAAAACCTGCCGCCGATTACCGGACATTTTGTGCTGGCCCCGGCACTGGATGGCGAACACACCTGGATCAAATGGACGATGGACTTGCAGCTGGGCTGGTGGCCCTGGTGGAAATACTATGGTGTGATGCTCGACAGGCTGGTAGGGCCTGGTATGGAACATGCCCTGGGCAGCCTGAAAGCCGATTGTGAACAGGCTGATACAATGGGATATCAGATTCATCGCATTCCTGTGCCTTTTCATACGATCCTCGTATATGCCGTTACCATTCCGGCTTCAGCAAAATATCAAACCCTGCAACGCGCTGATCAGTTACTGGAAAGGTATATCCGGCAGCTTGGCCTTTCCCGGCAGTCGGCTGTGATAGCCCAATATCTGCCCGTTCAGGATTCGCTTTGTGAAATACATGTAGGTATTCCAGTGCAACTACCCCAGAATGTTACTGCCAAACAGCTGCAAAGCCAGCTACGGTCAACTATGCATGTGCTAACCATGCCTGAGGGTGGTTTTGTGTTGGTGGCCACCATGAAAGGACAAGCCCGCCAGATTCCAGCTGCGTATCAGGCTCTGCAACGATATCTGCATAAACAGCATCTGCAATCACCTGCAGGCCCATGGGAACAATATCCGGAAAAGCTACCAGACAGCGACACCAGCCAGTTACTAGTAAAGGTATATTGGCCGGTATACTAAAGCGTTATGTCTGCTGTAATAGTTTATCACCCAATGCATAGGTGGCTTCGTACACCTGCTGCAATTGTGCATCGGTAATGCAGTAGGGTGGCATCACGTAAAGGGTATTGCCCAGCGGACGCATCAACACACCCCGTTGCAGATAAAACAGATACAATTCATCGCGGAGCGGACTGGTATAATTTGATTCGCTGAGCACTTCGAAAGCTGCGATGGTGCCTAAACAGCGGGTGTTATGAAAACAAGGGTAGGCCTGCAGCTTCTGCAAAAATTCCTCATGCCGGGCTGCAATCCGCTGGATTTGATGTTGCATGGAAGGGGTTTGCAGAATATCCAGGCTTGTCAGCGCAGCCACACAGGCAATAGGATTGGCTGTATAGGAATGGCCGTGGAAAAAGGTTTTGCGTTTATCGCGGGAAAGGAAGGCCTCGAAAATTTTTTCTGTGCAAGCTGTAACGCCCAAGGGCAGCGTGCCGCCGGTTAATCCCTTTGACAGGCAAATGATATCTGGTTTGCACTGCAAGTAATCGCATGCAAACATTTTACCAGTCCGATAAAATCCTGTCATCACCTCATCGGCAATCAGCAGCACATCCTGATTCCGGCAAATCTGCAGCCAGGCATCGAGCGCTGCTGCATCGTACATACGCATACCTCCGGCTCCCTGAATCAGGGGCTCAAAAATGAAAGCCGCATATTGCTGGAGGCTTGCTTCATCTAGCGGAAACGGCTTATCAGCCTCGGGTAGCGGAAGATAGGTTACTTCAAAAAGATAAGGTTCAAAAGGTGCTGTAAACACGCTTTTGGCCCCTACGCTCATGGAGCCGAAAGTATCACCATGGTAGCCTCCTTCCAGTGCCAGAATTTTGGCACGTGGCACGCCTTGGTTATGCCAGTATTGAATGGCCATTTTCAGGGCCACTTCCACACTGGTGGAACCATCATCGGAATAAAAGATTCGGCTGCATGTACCGGGCAGCACTTGCAGCAGTCGCTCTGCCAGCTGAACTGCCGGCTCATGCGTGAGGCAAGCAAAAATACAATGCTCGAGCTGGCGGGCCTGTGCAGCGATTCTTTCGGCTACAAGCGGATGACCATGGCCAATGGTATTTACCCACCAGCTGGCATCTGCATCAATATAGGTTTGCCCTTGTTCATCTATGAGCAGGGCACCTTCACCCCGTACCACAGGGATGGGTGCCGGCTCGGTAAGCATTTGTGTGTCAGGATGCCAGATAACTTTTGCATCTCTTTCTACCAGGCTTTGTGCAGGCATATCTGTGTTTTATGCCTACAAAGCTAAGCCTGTTCAGGATAATAAAGGATTCTGCCGATGTTTTGTTTTGGAAATATTTTCAGGCTAGCATTTTTTCTTTCAGATAGGTAATCAACCTGTTTCGCATATCCTGCAGCAGCTGTTCAATTTCGGCTTCGTGTTTTCCTTTGATGTGTGCAATTTCAGCAACGGCATAGCGTTCCAGATAATGCATCTCAAATACGGATATTGCATAGCTATCCTGCTCCTGCAGCCATTGTTTCATGGTTTGTTCAGCTTCTTCGGTTTCAAACTGTTCAATTTCCTCATCTGATAATCCTGCATCCATCAGAATTTCATCCCAGGCATATTGTTTCATTTGATAGGAAACATCATCCAGGTTTTCCACCAGTTCGGGCATTTCTTCCGCATTAGCTGTGAGCTCTTCACTTTCAGCTGATTCTGCAGCCGGCATCCAATCGCGTTCCACACCAAATTCCTGTTTGTATCGTTCGCTGATTTCCTGCAGTTTTTGATCTGCTATTTCATAAACCCACAAATTCAGCTTTTCCGGAGCTTCTTCCAGTTGCCCGTATGCATCGTAGATGCTGATGTACAGATCGTTCAGGATATCATTTATTTTGAGTTTATTTTCTTTGATCAACATCCTCAAAAGAGGTTTGCGAAATGCTTCGCGCATGATATGTTGCCTTAGATCAGGTAAAATGTGGTCCAGATAATGGATGAAGTTTTCCGCATCGCTTTCTTGGTGAAGCTGGCTAAGAATTTGTCTGCCTTGCTGAGTACGTTGTTCGAGTTGTTGTTTTCTTTTGAATAAATAATCTTTTCGCTCCACCTGCTTTTGTTCACGCACAGCTTTGCGCAGCGTATCCAAAGCGTTGTTCACAGCCATGACGGCCGATGTACCACGTTCCTTTACCAGCAGTACTTTGGAAAGCATGGGTAAAGTAAGCGTAATCACATATTCTGCACCTTCCTTTTTGATGTGCACGGTAAGCGTTGGAAGTTTGGGATATTCTTTTAAAATGCGTTCAATGCGTTTTAATTTTTTGCGGATTTCTTCTTCAAAAAATGTTTGCTGATGTTCTGGTTGAATGATATGCAGGTTTTGAATAAGGTATTTCATGGCTTATCGTTTTAGGATTGTACGGATGAAAATTGCAACAATTGATTCAGCAGCGTTTGCCGGTCAATCATGCCGGTATGACGCCATTTGATTTGTCCCTTCTGAAAAATAATGAATGTAGGGATAGCCTGAATCTGATATTGCATGGCTATTTGCTGATTTTTATCAACATTGATTTTAATAACCCGTGCTTTACCCTGCACTTGCCGGGCAACATCCTGTATAATAGGATGCATGGCCTTGCAGGGCCCGCACCAGTCGGCATAAAAATCAACCAGTATCGGCTGTTCGGATTGTATCAGTTGATGAAACGGTTCCATAGTTTTCAGTTTTTATGTAATGGTGATCAAATTGTTTTAATGTTGTATGGTTGCGGGAGTTGCTGATAAGATGGCTACGATTTCATCGCGGTTAAGCACTTCTTTTTCGAGCAATGCTTGCGCCAGCTGATCGAGCAGCTCCCGTTTTTCGGTTAATAATTGTTTGGTTTCTGCATAACATTGAGCTATGATCTGATAGGTTTCTTCATCAATTTGTTGTTCCAGTTTTTCGGAACGCCGGTCGGTGTACAGATCATTTTTCAGGAATCCCGGTCCGCTTTGTGTGACCAGCGAAAGGTTGGGCAGTTTATCACTCATGCCATAAACGGTAATCATGCTGCGGGCCAGTTGCATAACGCGTTCCAGATCGTTGGAAGCGCCGGTAGAAATTTCGTTGAATACAATTTCTTCAGCAGCGCGACCGCCAAGCAATCCTTTTATTTTGCCCAACAGTTCAGATTTCGTCATCAGGTAACGATCTTCCAGTGGCATTTGCAGGGTATAGCCCAACGCACCTACGCCCCGCGGCACAATGGAAACCTTTTGTACCTGATCGGCTCCCGGTGTAAAATATCCTACGATGGCATGGCCTGCTTCGTGGTAGGCAACGATTTGTTTTTCTCTGGGACTGATGATGCGGCTTTTGCGTTCCAGCCCGGCAATAACCCGTTCAATAGCGGCTTCAAAATCGCTTTGCATCACAGCTTCATGGCCATTGCGCACGGCAATAATGGCGGCTTCGTTGCATACATTGGCTATTTCTGCGCCGGCAAATCCGGGTGTTTGGGCCGCCAGCTGTTTCAGGTTTACGGAAGGATGCAGTTTCAATTTTCGGGTGTGAACAGCGAAAATGGCTTCCCTGCCTTTCATATCTGGTCTGTCGACCACTACCTGCCGATCAAAACGGCCAGGCCTTAGCAGGGCAGGATCGAGCACCTGGGGGCGGTTGGTGGCACCAAAGATAATTAGTCCGCTGGTGGGGTCAAAGCCATCCATTTCCACCAGCAATTGGTTCAGCGTATTTTCCCGTTCATCGTAGCCACCCATGAAGGCGGTGTTGCCTGAGCGGCTTTTGCCAATAGCATCCAGCTCATCAATGAAGATGATACAGGGAGCTTTTTCCTTGGCCTGGCGAAACAGGTCGCGCACCCGCGCAGCGCCTACGCCCACAAACATTTCCACGAAATCTGACCCACTGATGTTGAAGAAAGGTACCCCGGCTTCGCCTGCTACAGCCTTTGCCAGCAATGTTTTGCCCGTACCGGGAGGGCCTACCAGCAAAACTCCCTTGGGAAGCTTGCCTCCCAGCCGGGTATATTTCTGCGGATTGCGAAGAAAATCAACCACCTCCTTTACTTCTTCCACGGCTTCGTCAATACCTGCTACATCACTGAAACGAACGGGATTTTGCTGATTTTCATCGTGGATCTTCAGCTTCCCATCACCCACCTGCAGGAAGTTATTTTTGGGAAACATGCGCCGGAACAGAAATCCGTAAAGGGCTACAAAAAACACAATCGGTAAAATCCAGTTCAGGAAAAAATTGCGCAGGGCGTGGTCTTCTATTTTCCCGGAATAATCCACGCCATGATCATCCAACATTTGCAGCAGAGAACGGTCGTCCACATCAGGGATGCGATTCACTACAAATTGCCGGTTTACTTCATCTTCCACTTCCTGCAGCCGGATGCGCCAGGGTGCGGATGGACTGTTTTCAATGGAATGACGGGTGGAATCAGGAGTTTTGAATAAACCTACAATTTTATCAGGAAAAATGACCACGCGCTCCACCAGGCCGGAATCTACCTTGTGTTTGAATTCTGTATAGCTGAGCTGATGCGTTGCATAACGCTGCGGGAAAAACAGCCATTGCTGCAGCAACATACCAGCCAGCAGGCTGATGAAGTACCAAAGTGTAAATTTTTGATTTTTTTCCATGGTTATACATTTTATGCATATCGAATCCAGTGCAGCACAACTCTGGCTGCACGCGGGTTTTGCACGGGAAGCCGGCTGATGAGCAGATGAAACGCTTCTCTGGACATAAGCCAGCTGCGCACCAGCTGCCCGGCTTCATCTACATATACAGCATGCAGGTGTTGCTCGGGTTGCTCTCCGGCCAGGTGGAGAATGCGCCGGATCAGCGGAATCAGCTGTTCCACTTCGTCGGGCATGCATAGCTGCAGGCGCTTAAGCCAGTAGCTGAAATACGCCCGCCTTGCCCAGCTGTTTAATTCCATCTGGTATTCCAGCATGCGTTCCCATTCGTGGGGATAATGGTCATAGAGCACAGGAAACCTGTTTTCCATAGTTACACTGTTGTACGTTCAAATGTTTTTTTCAATTGTTCAACAGCGCGGCGCTGTTCTTCCGTAAGTTTTGAAGGCAGCCACAGATGTACTTCCACCAGCATATCGCCGTATTGGCCGGGTTGATTGTACACGGGCATCCCTTTGCCTTTGATGCGCAGGATAGAACCATGCGAAGTGCCGGCCGGTATGGTCAGCAAAATTTTGCCTGAAGGAGTGGCCACTTCTTTTTTGCAACCCAGCAAGGCATCCCAGAACGGGATGGTAATCACCTGCTTCAGATCGTTGCCGTTGCGGATGAATTGATGATGAGGCAACACATGCAGGGTGATGTACAAATCTCCGGCAGGTCCTCCGCCTACGCCAGGCTGGCCTTTGCCTGTAATGCGGATCTGCATCCCGTCGTAA from Thermoflavifilum aggregans encodes the following:
- the ftsH gene encoding ATP-dependent zinc metalloprotease FtsH encodes the protein MEKNQKFTLWYFISLLAGMLLQQWLFFPQRYATHQLSYTEFKHKVDSGLVERVVIFPDKIVGLFKTPDSTRHSIENSPSAPWRIRLQEVEDEVNRQFVVNRIPDVDDRSLLQMLDDHGVDYSGKIEDHALRNFFLNWILPIVFFVALYGFLFRRMFPKNNFLQVGDGKLKIHDENQQNPVRFSDVAGIDEAVEEVKEVVDFLRNPQKYTRLGGKLPKGVLLVGPPGTGKTLLAKAVAGEAGVPFFNISGSDFVEMFVGVGAARVRDLFRQAKEKAPCIIFIDELDAIGKSRSGNTAFMGGYDERENTLNQLLVEMDGFDPTSGLIIFGATNRPQVLDPALLRPGRFDRQVVVDRPDMKGREAIFAVHTRKLKLHPSVNLKQLAAQTPGFAGAEIANVCNEAAIIAVRNGHEAVMQSDFEAAIERVIAGLERKSRIISPREKQIVAYHEAGHAIVGYFTPGADQVQKVSIVPRGVGALGYTLQMPLEDRYLMTKSELLGKIKGLLGGRAAEEIVFNEISTGASNDLERVMQLARSMITVYGMSDKLPNLSLVTQSGPGFLKNDLYTDRRSEKLEQQIDEETYQIIAQCYAETKQLLTEKRELLDQLAQALLEKEVLNRDEIVAILSATPATIQH
- the bioA gene encoding adenosylmethionine--8-amino-7-oxononanoate transaminase; the protein is MPAQSLVERDAKVIWHPDTQMLTEPAPIPVVRGEGALLIDEQGQTYIDADASWWVNTIGHGHPLVAERIAAQARQLEHCIFACLTHEPAVQLAERLLQVLPGTCSRIFYSDDGSTSVEVALKMAIQYWHNQGVPRAKILALEGGYHGDTFGSMSVGAKSVFTAPFEPYLFEVTYLPLPEADKPFPLDEASLQQYAAFIFEPLIQGAGGMRMYDAAALDAWLQICRNQDVLLIADEVMTGFYRTGKMFACDYLQCKPDIICLSKGLTGGTLPLGVTACTEKIFEAFLSRDKRKTFFHGHSYTANPIACVAALTSLDILQTPSMQHQIQRIAARHEEFLQKLQAYPCFHNTRCLGTIAAFEVLSESNYTSPLRDELYLFYLQRGVLMRPLGNTLYVMPPYCITDAQLQQVYEATYALGDKLLQQT
- the trxA gene encoding thioredoxin, which translates into the protein MEPFHQLIQSEQPILVDFYADWCGPCKAMHPIIQDVARQVQGKARVIKINVDKNQQIAMQYQIQAIPTFIIFQKGQIKWRHTGMIDRQTLLNQLLQFSSVQS
- a CDS encoding SRPBCC family protein; protein product: MMRWLRFLVIILIGFLVFVFLFSLFLPSVGHTERAGMIDAPLDTVMTRLTDVHHLARWLQGWSTDSVDAALQFQFPQTGRDEQPCFSWTYHLARNRAGGSFCITHVYPEKHQVDYRMDMKNLPPITGHFVLAPALDGEHTWIKWTMDLQLGWWPWWKYYGVMLDRLVGPGMEHALGSLKADCEQADTMGYQIHRIPVPFHTILVYAVTIPASAKYQTLQRADQLLERYIRQLGLSRQSAVIAQYLPVQDSLCEIHVGIPVQLPQNVTAKQLQSQLRSTMHVLTMPEGGFVLVATMKGQARQIPAAYQALQRYLHKQHLQSPAGPWEQYPEKLPDSDTSQLLVKVYWPVY
- a CDS encoding HPF/RaiA family ribosome-associated protein, encoding MKYLIQNLHIIQPEHQQTFFEEEIRKKLKRIERILKEYPKLPTLTVHIKKEGAEYVITLTLPMLSKVLLVKERGTSAVMAVNNALDTLRKAVREQKQVERKDYLFKRKQQLEQRTQQGRQILSQLHQESDAENFIHYLDHILPDLRQHIMREAFRKPLLRMLIKENKLKINDILNDLYISIYDAYGQLEEAPEKLNLWVYEIADQKLQEISERYKQEFGVERDWMPAAESAESEELTANAEEMPELVENLDDVSYQMKQYAWDEILMDAGLSDEEIEQFETEEAEQTMKQWLQEQDSYAISVFEMHYLERYAVAEIAHIKGKHEAEIEQLLQDMRNRLITYLKEKMLA